The Lucilia cuprina isolate Lc7/37 chromosome 5, ASM2204524v1, whole genome shotgun sequence genome includes a window with the following:
- the LOC111685355 gene encoding eukaryotic translation initiation factor 3 subunit L, protein MYGGEEFATTEYYDEYAHTGDPQLDLEYERNYYRMPDNVKYFLINFCQAIKEGVLFDIQNMYENTFPQISDHHFDKSAWPDEEEVASLVDNDKVFLILYKELYYRHIHARIPGGPKLEQRIHSFFNYCDFFNLIISSQSPVLLELPDIWLWELVDEFVYQFQNFAQYRARLTDKTQEEIHQLCVNHSNVWSILCILNVLHSLVDISNIKKQLEAISQGNDPQAVAGEFGELSFYKMLGYFSLVGLLRVHSLLGDYYQAIKVLEPIEIHKKSTYSHIPACQISTSYYVGFAYMMMRRYADAIRTFSDILLYIQRTKQLYSTRSYQNDQINKQAEQMYHLLAICLVLHPQCIDESIQQVLREKNYHDAMFKMQCGDLDVFKSFFLFACPRFVSPCPPAADAPMEDYVKDPMEHQLQVFMDEVRQQADLPTTRSYLKLYTTLPLAKLASFIDSNASEDDVSKLLIRLLCFKHKMRNLVWTKGSSGLEGKFKSGSELDFYIDDNMIHIADTKVSHRYGDFFVRKILKFNDLNRKLKNINI, encoded by the exons GAGTATTATGATGAGTATGCTCACACAGGTGATCCACAATTGGATTTAGAATATGAACGCAATTACTATCGCATGCCGGATAATGTCAAATATTTCCTCATCAACTTTTGCCAGGCTATTAAGGAGGGTGTATTGTTCGACATCCAGAATATGTATGAAAACACTTTTCCACAAATAAGTGATCATCATTTCGATAAGAGTGCTTGGCCTGATGAGGAAGAAGTTGCTTCCTTAGTCGACAACGACAAGGTGTTCTTGATTTTGTACAAAGAATTGTACTATCGTCATATTCATGCCCGCATTCCTGGTGGTCCCAAATTGGAACAACGCATTCATTCTTTCTTTAACTATTGTGATTTCTTCAATTTAATCATCTCTTCTCAGAGCCCAGTATTGTTGGAATTGCCCGACATTTGGTTGTGGGAATTGGTTGATGAATTTGTTTATCAGTTCCAAAACTTTGCTCAATACAG AGCTCGTTTGACTGACAAGACCCAAGAGGAAATTCATCAATTGTGTGTAAATCACAGCAATGTCTGGAGTATTTTATGCATTCTTAATGTACTCCACTCTTTGGTTGACATTTCCAATATCAAAAAACAATTGGAAGCCATTTCTCAGGGCAATGATCCCCAAGCTGTTGCTGGAGAATTTGGTGAATTGTCCTTTTACAAAATGTTGGGCTATTTCTCTTTGGTTGGATTGTTGCGTGTACACTCTTTGTTGGGTGATTACTATCAGGCCATTAAAGTTTTGGAACCCATTGAAATCCACAAAAAATCAACCTATTCTCATATTCCTGCTTGTCAGATTTCCACCTCGTATTATGTAGGCTTTGCCTATATGATGATGCGCCGTTATGCTGATGCCATCCGCACCTTCTCCGATATTCTTTTGTACATTCAACGCACAAAACAATTGTACAGCACTCGTTCATATCAAAACGATCAAATCAACAAACAAGCCGAACAAATGTACCATTTGTTAGCCATTTGCTTGGTCTTGCATCCCCAGTGCATCGATGAATCCATCCAACAAGTGTTGCGTGAGAAGAACTATCACGATGCCATGTTCAAAATGCAATGTGGTGATTTGGATGTATTTAAATCGTTCTTTTTGTTCGCTTGTCCACGTTTTGTCAGTCCTTGTCCTCCAGCTGCTGATGCTCCCATGGAGGATTACGTTAAAGATCCCATGGAACATCAGTTGCAAGTATTCATGGATGAAGTTAGACAACAAGCTGATTTACCCACCACCCGCTCTTATTTGAAACTTTACACCACCTTGCCATTGGCCAAGTTGGCTTCGTTCATTGATTCGAATGCTAGTGAGGATGATGTTTCTAAATTGTTGATCCGTTTATTGTGCTTCAAGCACAAGATGCGTAATTTGGTTTGGACTAAGGGTTCCAGTGGTTTAGAGGGCAAATTCAAATCTGGTTCAGAG ttGGATTTCTATATTGATGATAACATGATTCATATTGCCGACACTAAGGTATCACATCGTTATGGCGATTTCTTCGTacgcaaaattttgaaattcaacGATTTAAATcgcaaattgaaaaatattaacatttaa